A stretch of the Corylus avellana chromosome ca6, CavTom2PMs-1.0 genome encodes the following:
- the LOC132184632 gene encoding aminopeptidase M1-like isoform X2 encodes MEQFKGQPRLPKFAVPKRYDIRLKPDLSACNFAGLVSIDLDIVAGTKFIVLNAAELSVASDSVSFTHRGFSKVYMLRPSNIDLVENDEILVLEFAETLPIGIGVLTIGFEGTLNDKMKGFYRSTYEHDGEKKNMAVTQFEPADARRCFPCWDEPACKATFKITILDVPSELVALSNMPIIEEKVDGHLKTVSYQESPIMSTYLVAVVVGLFDYVEDHTSDGVKVRVYCQVGKANQGKFALGVAVRTLELYKNYFAMRYTLPKLDMVAIPDFANGAMENYGLVTYRETELLYDDQHSAASNKQWVVIVVAHELAHQWFGNLVTMEWWTHLWLNEGFATWVSYLATDSLFPEWNIWTQFLDELTEGLKLDGLAESHPIEVEINHVAETNEIFDAISYRKGASVIRMLQSYLGAECFQRSLASYIEKYACSNAKTEDLWAILEEGSGEPVKKLMNLWTKQKGYPVVSVKVKENKLVFEQSQFLSSGSHADGQWIIPITLCCGSYDMHKNFLLQTKSKTLDIKEFLGDKTDATSAWIKLNVDQTGFYRVKYDEDLAARLRYAIENKFLSATDRFGILNDSFALCMARQQSLCTLLTLMGAYREEPEYTVLSDLISMSHKVATIAADATPELLDYVKQFFISLFQYSAEKLGWEPKHGENHLDAMLRGEILTALAVFGHELTLNEANRRFLEFLDDRNTPLLPPDLRKAAYVAVMQRVTSSNRLGYESLLRVYRETDLSEEKARVLSSLASSPDPKIILEALNFLLSFEVRSQDAVCGLPVSREGRETAWTWLKFTSFEKAREIEEFFASRTEPSMARTLRQSMERVSVNANWVLSVQKEEHLANTVKELAQRN; translated from the exons ATGGAGCAGTTCAAAGGCCAACCTCGCCTCCCCAAATTCGCCGTCCCGAAACGCTACGATATACGCCTCAAACCGGATCTCTCCGCCTGCAACTTCGCCGGCCTTGTCTCCATCGACCTTGACATCGTCGCCGGCACCAAGTTCATCGTCCTCAATGCCGCCGAACTCTCCGTCGCTAGCGACTCCGTATCCTTCACCCACCGAGGCTTCTCTAAG GTGTACATGTTGAGGCCTTCAAACATTGATTTGGTTGAAAACGACGAGATTTTGGTTTTAGAGTTCGCTGAAACACTTCCGATTGGGATAGGAGTTCTGACGATCGGATTTGAAGGAACTTTGAACGACAAAATGAAGGGTTTCTACAGAAG TACATATGAGCATGATGGTGAGAAGAAGAACATGGCCGTTACGCAATTTGAACCAGCTGATGCTCGGCGATGCTTTCCGTGTTGGGATGAACCTGCTTGCAAG GCTACATTCAAAATTACAATATTGGATGTGCCATCTGAACTAGTAGCTCTTTCCAACATGCCtattattgaagaaaaagttgatGGGCATCTAAAGACAGTTTCATATCAAGAATCGCCAATAATGTCCACATATTTGGTGGCAGtagttgttggtttgtttgATTATGTGGAAGATCATACATCTGATG GGGTCAAAGTTCGAGTATACTGTCAGGTTGGTAAGGCAAATCAAGGGAAATTTGCTCTGGGTGTTGCCGTCAGGACACTTGAATTATACAAAAA TTACTTTGCTATGCGTTACACTCTGCCCAAATTGGATATGGTTGCAATCCCTGATTTTGCTAATGGGGCCATGGAGAATTATGGTTTAGTCACATACCGTGAAACAGAATTGCTCTATGATGATCAGCATTCCGCGGCATCCAATAAACAGTGG GTTGTGATTGTCGTAGCCCATGAACTGGCACACCAGTGGTTTGGCAATCTTGTAACAATGGAATGGTGGACACATCTGTGGCTGAATGAGGGGTTTGCAACATGG GTTTCTTATTTAGCAACTGATAGCTTGTTCCCAGAATGGAATATATGGACTCAGTTTCTTGATGAACTTACAGAGGGTCTTAAGCTGGATGGGCTTGCAGAGTCCCATCCCATTGAG GTGGAGATAAATCATGTTGCCGAGACCAATGAAATTTTTGATGCAATAAGTTACAGAAAAGGTGCATCTGTCATTCGGATGTTGCAAAGCTATCTCGGTGCTGAATGCTTTCAG AGGTCACTTGCTTCATATATCGAAAAGTATGCTTGCTCGAATGCAAAGACAGAAGATTTATGGGCTATCCTTGAGGAGGGATCTGGTGAGCCTGTGAAAAAACTAATGAATTTGTGGACAAAGCAAAAAGGATACCCAGTTGTCTCTGTCAAagtcaaagaaaacaaattggTGTTCGAACAG TCGCAATTTTTGTCAAGTGGTTCCCATGCGGATGGACAATGGATTATCCCAATAACATTGTGCTGTGGCTCATATGATATGCACAAGAATTTTCTACTGCAAACAAAGTCTAAAACTCTTGATATCAAGGAATTCCTGGGTGATAAAACGGATGCCACATCTGCTTGGATAAAACTTAATGTGGATCAGACTGGTTTCTATAGGGTGAAATATGATGAGGACCTGGCAGCTAGACTTAGATATGCAATAGAGAACAAATTCTTATCTGCAACAGACAGATTTG GAATTCTGAATGATTCATTTGCACTTTGTATGGCTCGCCAGCAGTCTTTATGCACATTGCTTACCTTGATGGGTGCTTACAGGGAGGAACCTGAATATACCGTGCTGTCTGATTTGATTAGT ATGAGTCATAAAGTTGCAACAATTGCAGCTGATGCGACCCCTGAGTTATTGGACTACGTTAAACAGTTTTTTATTAGCCTTTTCCAGTATTCTGCGGA AAAGCTCGGATGGGAGCCTAAGCATggggagaaccatctagatgcAATGTTGAGAGGAGAGATTTTGACTGCGCTTGCTGTGTTTGGACATGAACTGACACTAAATGAGGCAAATAGGcgttttcttgaattcttggATGACAGAAATACACCACTCCTCCCTCCTGACTTAAGAAAG GCAGCTTATGTGGCTGTAATGCAAAGAGTCACCAGCTCAAACAGACTGGGTTATGAATCTCTTCTAAGAGTTTACCGGGAGACTGATTTGAGCGAGGAGAAAGCACGCGTTCTAA GTTCATTAGCATCTTCTCCTGATCCCAAGATAATTCTTGAAGCTCTTAactttttgttgtcttttgaG GTTCGTAGCCAAGATGCTGTTTGTGGACTTCCTGTTAGTAGAGAAGGACGTGAAACAGCTTGGACGTGGCTGAAG TTTACTTCATTTGAGAAGGCCAGGGAAATAGAGGAGTTTTTTGCAAGCCGTACTGAGCCGTCAATGGCTAGAACCTTGAGGCAGAGCATGGAGCGGGTTTCCGTTAATGCAAATTGGGTTTTAAGTGTTCAGAAAGAGGAACATCTTGCCAACACCGTGAAGGAATTGGCACAGAGGAACTAG
- the LOC132184632 gene encoding aminopeptidase M1-like isoform X1, with the protein MEQFKGQPRLPKFAVPKRYDIRLKPDLSACNFAGLVSIDLDIVAGTKFIVLNAAELSVASDSVSFTHRGFSKVYMLRPSNIDLVENDEILVLEFAETLPIGIGVLTIGFEGTLNDKMKGFYRSTYEHDGEKKNMAVTQFEPADARRCFPCWDEPACKATFKITILDVPSELVALSNMPIIEEKVDGHLKTVSYQESPIMSTYLVAVVVGLFDYVEDHTSDGVKVRVYCQVGKANQGKFALGVAVRTLELYKNYFAMRYTLPKLDMVAIPDFANGAMENYGLVTYRETELLYDDQHSAASNKQWVVIVVAHELAHQWFGNLVTMEWWTHLWLNEGFATWVSYLATDSLFPEWNIWTQFLDELTEGLKLDGLAESHPIEVEINHVAETNEIFDAISYRKGASVIRMLQSYLGAECFQRSLASYIEKYACSNAKTEDLWAILEEGSGEPVKKLMNLWTKQKGYPVVSVKVKENKLVFEQSQFLSSGSHADGQWIIPITLCCGSYDMHKNFLLQTKSKTLDIKEFLGDKTDATSAWIKLNVDQTGFYRVKYDEDLAARLRYAIENKFLSATDRFGILNDSFALCMARQQSLCTLLTLMGAYREEPEYTVLSDLISMSHKVATIAADATPELLDYVKQFFISLFQYSAEKLGWEPKHGENHLDAMLRGEILTALAVFGHELTLNEANRRFLEFLDDRNTPLLPPDLRKAAYVAVMQRVTSSNRLGYESLLRVYRETDLSEEKARVLSSLASSPDPKIILEALNFLLSFEVRSQDAVCGLPVSREGRETAWTWLKDNWEHIFKTWGFGNLITHFVSAIVSPFTSFEKAREIEEFFASRTEPSMARTLRQSMERVSVNANWVLSVQKEEHLANTVKELAQRN; encoded by the exons ATGGAGCAGTTCAAAGGCCAACCTCGCCTCCCCAAATTCGCCGTCCCGAAACGCTACGATATACGCCTCAAACCGGATCTCTCCGCCTGCAACTTCGCCGGCCTTGTCTCCATCGACCTTGACATCGTCGCCGGCACCAAGTTCATCGTCCTCAATGCCGCCGAACTCTCCGTCGCTAGCGACTCCGTATCCTTCACCCACCGAGGCTTCTCTAAG GTGTACATGTTGAGGCCTTCAAACATTGATTTGGTTGAAAACGACGAGATTTTGGTTTTAGAGTTCGCTGAAACACTTCCGATTGGGATAGGAGTTCTGACGATCGGATTTGAAGGAACTTTGAACGACAAAATGAAGGGTTTCTACAGAAG TACATATGAGCATGATGGTGAGAAGAAGAACATGGCCGTTACGCAATTTGAACCAGCTGATGCTCGGCGATGCTTTCCGTGTTGGGATGAACCTGCTTGCAAG GCTACATTCAAAATTACAATATTGGATGTGCCATCTGAACTAGTAGCTCTTTCCAACATGCCtattattgaagaaaaagttgatGGGCATCTAAAGACAGTTTCATATCAAGAATCGCCAATAATGTCCACATATTTGGTGGCAGtagttgttggtttgtttgATTATGTGGAAGATCATACATCTGATG GGGTCAAAGTTCGAGTATACTGTCAGGTTGGTAAGGCAAATCAAGGGAAATTTGCTCTGGGTGTTGCCGTCAGGACACTTGAATTATACAAAAA TTACTTTGCTATGCGTTACACTCTGCCCAAATTGGATATGGTTGCAATCCCTGATTTTGCTAATGGGGCCATGGAGAATTATGGTTTAGTCACATACCGTGAAACAGAATTGCTCTATGATGATCAGCATTCCGCGGCATCCAATAAACAGTGG GTTGTGATTGTCGTAGCCCATGAACTGGCACACCAGTGGTTTGGCAATCTTGTAACAATGGAATGGTGGACACATCTGTGGCTGAATGAGGGGTTTGCAACATGG GTTTCTTATTTAGCAACTGATAGCTTGTTCCCAGAATGGAATATATGGACTCAGTTTCTTGATGAACTTACAGAGGGTCTTAAGCTGGATGGGCTTGCAGAGTCCCATCCCATTGAG GTGGAGATAAATCATGTTGCCGAGACCAATGAAATTTTTGATGCAATAAGTTACAGAAAAGGTGCATCTGTCATTCGGATGTTGCAAAGCTATCTCGGTGCTGAATGCTTTCAG AGGTCACTTGCTTCATATATCGAAAAGTATGCTTGCTCGAATGCAAAGACAGAAGATTTATGGGCTATCCTTGAGGAGGGATCTGGTGAGCCTGTGAAAAAACTAATGAATTTGTGGACAAAGCAAAAAGGATACCCAGTTGTCTCTGTCAAagtcaaagaaaacaaattggTGTTCGAACAG TCGCAATTTTTGTCAAGTGGTTCCCATGCGGATGGACAATGGATTATCCCAATAACATTGTGCTGTGGCTCATATGATATGCACAAGAATTTTCTACTGCAAACAAAGTCTAAAACTCTTGATATCAAGGAATTCCTGGGTGATAAAACGGATGCCACATCTGCTTGGATAAAACTTAATGTGGATCAGACTGGTTTCTATAGGGTGAAATATGATGAGGACCTGGCAGCTAGACTTAGATATGCAATAGAGAACAAATTCTTATCTGCAACAGACAGATTTG GAATTCTGAATGATTCATTTGCACTTTGTATGGCTCGCCAGCAGTCTTTATGCACATTGCTTACCTTGATGGGTGCTTACAGGGAGGAACCTGAATATACCGTGCTGTCTGATTTGATTAGT ATGAGTCATAAAGTTGCAACAATTGCAGCTGATGCGACCCCTGAGTTATTGGACTACGTTAAACAGTTTTTTATTAGCCTTTTCCAGTATTCTGCGGA AAAGCTCGGATGGGAGCCTAAGCATggggagaaccatctagatgcAATGTTGAGAGGAGAGATTTTGACTGCGCTTGCTGTGTTTGGACATGAACTGACACTAAATGAGGCAAATAGGcgttttcttgaattcttggATGACAGAAATACACCACTCCTCCCTCCTGACTTAAGAAAG GCAGCTTATGTGGCTGTAATGCAAAGAGTCACCAGCTCAAACAGACTGGGTTATGAATCTCTTCTAAGAGTTTACCGGGAGACTGATTTGAGCGAGGAGAAAGCACGCGTTCTAA GTTCATTAGCATCTTCTCCTGATCCCAAGATAATTCTTGAAGCTCTTAactttttgttgtcttttgaG GTTCGTAGCCAAGATGCTGTTTGTGGACTTCCTGTTAGTAGAGAAGGACGTGAAACAGCTTGGACGTGGCTGAAG GATAACTGGGAGCATATTTTCAAAACCTGGGGTTTCGGAAATCTAATAACTCATTTTGTCAGTGCAATTGTCTCGCCG TTTACTTCATTTGAGAAGGCCAGGGAAATAGAGGAGTTTTTTGCAAGCCGTACTGAGCCGTCAATGGCTAGAACCTTGAGGCAGAGCATGGAGCGGGTTTCCGTTAATGCAAATTGGGTTTTAAGTGTTCAGAAAGAGGAACATCTTGCCAACACCGTGAAGGAATTGGCACAGAGGAACTAG
- the LOC132184632 gene encoding aminopeptidase M1-like isoform X3, with protein MEQFKGQPRLPKFAVPKRYDIRLKPDLSACNFAGLVSIDLDIVAGTKFIVLNAAELSVASDSVSFTHRGFSKVYMLRPSNIDLVENDEILVLEFAETLPIGIGVLTIGFEGTLNDKMKGFYRSTYEHDGEKKNMAVTQFEPADARRCFPCWDEPACKATFKITILDVPSELVALSNMPIIEEKVDGHLKTVSYQESPIMSTYLVAVVVGLFDYVEDHTSDGVKVRVYCQVGKANQGKFALGVAVRTLELYKNYFAMRYTLPKLDMVAIPDFANGAMENYGLVTYRETELLYDDQHSAASNKQWVVIVVAHELAHQWFGNLVTMEWWTHLWLNEGFATWVSYLATDSLFPEWNIWTQFLDELTEGLKLDGLAESHPIEVEINHVAETNEIFDAISYRKGASVIRMLQSYLGAECFQRSLASYIEKYACSNAKTEDLWAILEEGSGEPVKKLMNLWTKQKGYPVVSVKVKENKLVFEQQSLCTLLTLMGAYREEPEYTVLSDLISMSHKVATIAADATPELLDYVKQFFISLFQYSAEKLGWEPKHGENHLDAMLRGEILTALAVFGHELTLNEANRRFLEFLDDRNTPLLPPDLRKAAYVAVMQRVTSSNRLGYESLLRVYRETDLSEEKARVLSSLASSPDPKIILEALNFLLSFEVRSQDAVCGLPVSREGRETAWTWLKDNWEHIFKTWGFGNLITHFVSAIVSPFTSFEKAREIEEFFASRTEPSMARTLRQSMERVSVNANWVLSVQKEEHLANTVKELAQRN; from the exons ATGGAGCAGTTCAAAGGCCAACCTCGCCTCCCCAAATTCGCCGTCCCGAAACGCTACGATATACGCCTCAAACCGGATCTCTCCGCCTGCAACTTCGCCGGCCTTGTCTCCATCGACCTTGACATCGTCGCCGGCACCAAGTTCATCGTCCTCAATGCCGCCGAACTCTCCGTCGCTAGCGACTCCGTATCCTTCACCCACCGAGGCTTCTCTAAG GTGTACATGTTGAGGCCTTCAAACATTGATTTGGTTGAAAACGACGAGATTTTGGTTTTAGAGTTCGCTGAAACACTTCCGATTGGGATAGGAGTTCTGACGATCGGATTTGAAGGAACTTTGAACGACAAAATGAAGGGTTTCTACAGAAG TACATATGAGCATGATGGTGAGAAGAAGAACATGGCCGTTACGCAATTTGAACCAGCTGATGCTCGGCGATGCTTTCCGTGTTGGGATGAACCTGCTTGCAAG GCTACATTCAAAATTACAATATTGGATGTGCCATCTGAACTAGTAGCTCTTTCCAACATGCCtattattgaagaaaaagttgatGGGCATCTAAAGACAGTTTCATATCAAGAATCGCCAATAATGTCCACATATTTGGTGGCAGtagttgttggtttgtttgATTATGTGGAAGATCATACATCTGATG GGGTCAAAGTTCGAGTATACTGTCAGGTTGGTAAGGCAAATCAAGGGAAATTTGCTCTGGGTGTTGCCGTCAGGACACTTGAATTATACAAAAA TTACTTTGCTATGCGTTACACTCTGCCCAAATTGGATATGGTTGCAATCCCTGATTTTGCTAATGGGGCCATGGAGAATTATGGTTTAGTCACATACCGTGAAACAGAATTGCTCTATGATGATCAGCATTCCGCGGCATCCAATAAACAGTGG GTTGTGATTGTCGTAGCCCATGAACTGGCACACCAGTGGTTTGGCAATCTTGTAACAATGGAATGGTGGACACATCTGTGGCTGAATGAGGGGTTTGCAACATGG GTTTCTTATTTAGCAACTGATAGCTTGTTCCCAGAATGGAATATATGGACTCAGTTTCTTGATGAACTTACAGAGGGTCTTAAGCTGGATGGGCTTGCAGAGTCCCATCCCATTGAG GTGGAGATAAATCATGTTGCCGAGACCAATGAAATTTTTGATGCAATAAGTTACAGAAAAGGTGCATCTGTCATTCGGATGTTGCAAAGCTATCTCGGTGCTGAATGCTTTCAG AGGTCACTTGCTTCATATATCGAAAAGTATGCTTGCTCGAATGCAAAGACAGAAGATTTATGGGCTATCCTTGAGGAGGGATCTGGTGAGCCTGTGAAAAAACTAATGAATTTGTGGACAAAGCAAAAAGGATACCCAGTTGTCTCTGTCAAagtcaaagaaaacaaattggTGTTCGAACAG CAGTCTTTATGCACATTGCTTACCTTGATGGGTGCTTACAGGGAGGAACCTGAATATACCGTGCTGTCTGATTTGATTAGT ATGAGTCATAAAGTTGCAACAATTGCAGCTGATGCGACCCCTGAGTTATTGGACTACGTTAAACAGTTTTTTATTAGCCTTTTCCAGTATTCTGCGGA AAAGCTCGGATGGGAGCCTAAGCATggggagaaccatctagatgcAATGTTGAGAGGAGAGATTTTGACTGCGCTTGCTGTGTTTGGACATGAACTGACACTAAATGAGGCAAATAGGcgttttcttgaattcttggATGACAGAAATACACCACTCCTCCCTCCTGACTTAAGAAAG GCAGCTTATGTGGCTGTAATGCAAAGAGTCACCAGCTCAAACAGACTGGGTTATGAATCTCTTCTAAGAGTTTACCGGGAGACTGATTTGAGCGAGGAGAAAGCACGCGTTCTAA GTTCATTAGCATCTTCTCCTGATCCCAAGATAATTCTTGAAGCTCTTAactttttgttgtcttttgaG GTTCGTAGCCAAGATGCTGTTTGTGGACTTCCTGTTAGTAGAGAAGGACGTGAAACAGCTTGGACGTGGCTGAAG GATAACTGGGAGCATATTTTCAAAACCTGGGGTTTCGGAAATCTAATAACTCATTTTGTCAGTGCAATTGTCTCGCCG TTTACTTCATTTGAGAAGGCCAGGGAAATAGAGGAGTTTTTTGCAAGCCGTACTGAGCCGTCAATGGCTAGAACCTTGAGGCAGAGCATGGAGCGGGTTTCCGTTAATGCAAATTGGGTTTTAAGTGTTCAGAAAGAGGAACATCTTGCCAACACCGTGAAGGAATTGGCACAGAGGAACTAG
- the LOC132184632 gene encoding aminopeptidase M1-like isoform X4 translates to MEQFKGQPRLPKFAVPKRYDIRLKPDLSACNFAGLVSIDLDIVAGTKFIVLNAAELSVASDSVSFTHRGFSKVYMLRPSNIDLVENDEILVLEFAETLPIGIGVLTIGFEGTLNDKMKGFYRSTYEHDGEKKNMAVTQFEPADARRCFPCWDEPACKATFKITILDVPSELVALSNMPIIEEKVDGHLKTVSYQESPIMSTYLVAVVVGLFDYVEDHTSDGVKVRVYCQVGKANQGKFALGVAVRTLELYKNYFAMRYTLPKLDMVAIPDFANGAMENYGLVTYRETELLYDDQHSAASNKQWVVIVVAHELAHQWFGNLVTMEWWTHLWLNEGFATWVSYLATDSLFPEWNIWTQFLDELTEGLKLDGLAESHPIEVEINHVAETNEIFDAISYRKGASVIRMLQSYLGAECFQRSLASYIEKYACSNAKTEDLWAILEEGSGEPVKKLMNLWTKQKGYPVVSVKVKENKLVFEQSLCTLLTLMGAYREEPEYTVLSDLISMSHKVATIAADATPELLDYVKQFFISLFQYSAEKLGWEPKHGENHLDAMLRGEILTALAVFGHELTLNEANRRFLEFLDDRNTPLLPPDLRKAAYVAVMQRVTSSNRLGYESLLRVYRETDLSEEKARVLSSLASSPDPKIILEALNFLLSFEVRSQDAVCGLPVSREGRETAWTWLKDNWEHIFKTWGFGNLITHFVSAIVSPFTSFEKAREIEEFFASRTEPSMARTLRQSMERVSVNANWVLSVQKEEHLANTVKELAQRN, encoded by the exons ATGGAGCAGTTCAAAGGCCAACCTCGCCTCCCCAAATTCGCCGTCCCGAAACGCTACGATATACGCCTCAAACCGGATCTCTCCGCCTGCAACTTCGCCGGCCTTGTCTCCATCGACCTTGACATCGTCGCCGGCACCAAGTTCATCGTCCTCAATGCCGCCGAACTCTCCGTCGCTAGCGACTCCGTATCCTTCACCCACCGAGGCTTCTCTAAG GTGTACATGTTGAGGCCTTCAAACATTGATTTGGTTGAAAACGACGAGATTTTGGTTTTAGAGTTCGCTGAAACACTTCCGATTGGGATAGGAGTTCTGACGATCGGATTTGAAGGAACTTTGAACGACAAAATGAAGGGTTTCTACAGAAG TACATATGAGCATGATGGTGAGAAGAAGAACATGGCCGTTACGCAATTTGAACCAGCTGATGCTCGGCGATGCTTTCCGTGTTGGGATGAACCTGCTTGCAAG GCTACATTCAAAATTACAATATTGGATGTGCCATCTGAACTAGTAGCTCTTTCCAACATGCCtattattgaagaaaaagttgatGGGCATCTAAAGACAGTTTCATATCAAGAATCGCCAATAATGTCCACATATTTGGTGGCAGtagttgttggtttgtttgATTATGTGGAAGATCATACATCTGATG GGGTCAAAGTTCGAGTATACTGTCAGGTTGGTAAGGCAAATCAAGGGAAATTTGCTCTGGGTGTTGCCGTCAGGACACTTGAATTATACAAAAA TTACTTTGCTATGCGTTACACTCTGCCCAAATTGGATATGGTTGCAATCCCTGATTTTGCTAATGGGGCCATGGAGAATTATGGTTTAGTCACATACCGTGAAACAGAATTGCTCTATGATGATCAGCATTCCGCGGCATCCAATAAACAGTGG GTTGTGATTGTCGTAGCCCATGAACTGGCACACCAGTGGTTTGGCAATCTTGTAACAATGGAATGGTGGACACATCTGTGGCTGAATGAGGGGTTTGCAACATGG GTTTCTTATTTAGCAACTGATAGCTTGTTCCCAGAATGGAATATATGGACTCAGTTTCTTGATGAACTTACAGAGGGTCTTAAGCTGGATGGGCTTGCAGAGTCCCATCCCATTGAG GTGGAGATAAATCATGTTGCCGAGACCAATGAAATTTTTGATGCAATAAGTTACAGAAAAGGTGCATCTGTCATTCGGATGTTGCAAAGCTATCTCGGTGCTGAATGCTTTCAG AGGTCACTTGCTTCATATATCGAAAAGTATGCTTGCTCGAATGCAAAGACAGAAGATTTATGGGCTATCCTTGAGGAGGGATCTGGTGAGCCTGTGAAAAAACTAATGAATTTGTGGACAAAGCAAAAAGGATACCCAGTTGTCTCTGTCAAagtcaaagaaaacaaattggTGTTCGAACAG TCTTTATGCACATTGCTTACCTTGATGGGTGCTTACAGGGAGGAACCTGAATATACCGTGCTGTCTGATTTGATTAGT ATGAGTCATAAAGTTGCAACAATTGCAGCTGATGCGACCCCTGAGTTATTGGACTACGTTAAACAGTTTTTTATTAGCCTTTTCCAGTATTCTGCGGA AAAGCTCGGATGGGAGCCTAAGCATggggagaaccatctagatgcAATGTTGAGAGGAGAGATTTTGACTGCGCTTGCTGTGTTTGGACATGAACTGACACTAAATGAGGCAAATAGGcgttttcttgaattcttggATGACAGAAATACACCACTCCTCCCTCCTGACTTAAGAAAG GCAGCTTATGTGGCTGTAATGCAAAGAGTCACCAGCTCAAACAGACTGGGTTATGAATCTCTTCTAAGAGTTTACCGGGAGACTGATTTGAGCGAGGAGAAAGCACGCGTTCTAA GTTCATTAGCATCTTCTCCTGATCCCAAGATAATTCTTGAAGCTCTTAactttttgttgtcttttgaG GTTCGTAGCCAAGATGCTGTTTGTGGACTTCCTGTTAGTAGAGAAGGACGTGAAACAGCTTGGACGTGGCTGAAG GATAACTGGGAGCATATTTTCAAAACCTGGGGTTTCGGAAATCTAATAACTCATTTTGTCAGTGCAATTGTCTCGCCG TTTACTTCATTTGAGAAGGCCAGGGAAATAGAGGAGTTTTTTGCAAGCCGTACTGAGCCGTCAATGGCTAGAACCTTGAGGCAGAGCATGGAGCGGGTTTCCGTTAATGCAAATTGGGTTTTAAGTGTTCAGAAAGAGGAACATCTTGCCAACACCGTGAAGGAATTGGCACAGAGGAACTAG